GGATGTGACCATTGGCCCTCTGCAGTCTGGCCCAGGCATCGAGATTCGGCGTCTCGCTTGCAAGTGCCCGCTTGATTTCAGATAGCATTAGACTTGGCAGCAATCGGCTTGCCGCGAGTTTAATGATCTCGTCGCGAACCTCGAAAAACCGGACAAGTTCCCGGTCAAACGTTTCGGCCCAGATGTGAAGGCCGGTTTCTCCGTCGATCAGCCGAACGTTGATGCGGAGCTGAGCTCCGCGAACTTCCACGCTGCCTTCGAGGACGTAGCGCACTCCGAGTTCCGCCGCGATCCGGCGGATGTCGAGCGAGGAGCGTTTGTAGACCATGGCCGACTGACACGCGGTTACGAATAGCCCGGGGACTCGGGCCAGCGCCATCGCCAGTTCTTCGGTCAGTCCGTCGGCGATGGCTTCATTGCGATGCCGGCCGAGGCCACGATCGACGAAAGGAAGAACTGCGATCGAGGGTCTGCCCTGAATGGGCGCCATTAATCGTGGATTGGGTGGCGCCGCCACATCATGCTGACGATTGATTTCAGCAATCCAGGTCGCGGGCTGGATTTCATTGTCAAGCGGCTGTGCCGGCGGCAATGATCCGAGTGCTCTGCCTATGGTTGCCGAGCTTTGATGTGATGGGGTACGTCCGCATGATTTGAGCGCTTCGGCGAAAGTACGATATTGTTCAATCGCCAGCGCCACGTCTCCTTGATCGAGATAAAAGTGAATGAGCGATTGCTGAGCCTCTTCGCATGTCGGGTCAAGTGTAATCAACCGTTGCGCAAAGAGCTTTCTCTCACTCGGTCCGGTAGTCGATAATCTTAACAGACACAGCAGGCTTCTGCATGCGTCCTGCCGAAACTCGAGCCGCCATTTGGCCAGCCACTCCTGAAAGGAGCTGTTCTTTATATTGGCGTCTTCAAAGAGGTTGCCCCGAAAAGTCCGGACCACTGTCGCATGATCTCCGCGCTGGATCGCATCTCGAAACAATTCGATATCGGTTCCGATCTGTGCGGGAAGTTCAATCCGGTCGCCCTGGCTCCAGTCAGCCGCCGTCGTGATAGCCAAGTCGTGGCGTAATGAGAGAAGTTGCTGGCGAAGATTGGATCGTGCGCGATGGCTTCTTCCGTTCTTCCACAACAAATAGGACAAGCGTTCGCGGGTCCAATTGTTCCTCTCGACGGCCAAGCAAGCCAGGAGTGCCCGGGAGCGCTCGCTTCGGATCGGGATTGACAGCCCGCTTCCGTCGCTGACCTCAAGGTTTCCCAGACAATTCACGGTGATCTTGCGCTTGGTCATCATCGCAATTTCCGTAGCACTGGATGGCGGGAAAGCTTAGCCGAAAACACTCTCCGGCCAGCGTCAATTCTTTCAATCCGAGGGCGCGGCATTTTTGACGCGCAGGTTCAAATGCCTCATGCGACAGATCGTGTGGCAATAAAGGGGGATGCCCTAAAACGAGACCTTCAGGCTATCAACCCGCGGCACGGCTCTCGCCGCGCAAACATCTGAGCCGCTGCCATTTGGGAAAATACCGACGAAACCGGAGTGCAGCAAATGGAGGCCATTTGTGAAGCAGCGTACGGGCCTCCTCGTGGAAACAGGCCCGCATGTCGCCGGGGTCCGCGCGACATCCGGCGAAGAGATTCCGGACGAGCTCATCGCCAGGCCGTACCGTACGTTGCCGCAAACTAGCCGAATTGGACGCCTCGCGGAGGAGCATCGTCGCTGGGCCCCGGTGCTGCAGGCGTCGGGGTTGAAGTTCGGCTAGGTAATAGATATCGAACGAGAGCCGCCCTTGGCGATTCTGCGGCCAAGTGCTCCGGGCCGAGGGAGAGATGCTGCGACAGGGTTTCATCGGCGGCACCCAAACCGATGATCGGCGATCAGTACGAGGTCGTGGTGCAGACCCACGCCACCATCAAGCTCGACTCGAAGGCGGCATCTGGCCGATCGAACCGACGAGGTCGTGGTGCCGGAGCCGGTGCGCCAGCGTCGGCGTCTCGTGGTGATGCCGAGTCCGCTGATCTGCGATCCGCTCGCTGGGCCTCATGTCCAGCCCGCCGGATTGGGCGCACCCACCACCCGCAGCTGGCTGGCCGTGGTGCCTTCAGACGCCACTCACTTTAGGTGGGGCAACCAGCATACTTTCCGGCCCCGCCCATCAGACCACAAGCCGGCGCAGTGATGGCGCCCGACTTCAGCCCGTCATATACGGCATTGCCGATAACACCGGCGAGAACGCCCAATCCAAATGCTACCAGGGCTGGGTTGCCACCTGAGACCTGCTCCAGGTGATCGAGGGACAATTCGTGGCTGATGCTCGGCATGTAGTGCCTCTTCCCTTTGCTCTAAGTGATGGGCCATCCATCACTAGGAGATCATGCGACAAGCCGAGCCACCGATCCGTGACTAGGATCACGCACGGCGTTCGCTTGAGCTGGCGCACCTTCCGCTCGATTGACGCAAGCCTTGCGAGGGCTGGAGACGCCACGCATGCCTGCAAGGCTGCCGATACTCGCATTCCGTCTGAGCCATCAATCGAGCTCGCTGAGTGCAGTCGCTGAAGCGACGTGGCGGATCGAATCGATGCCTTCAGATCAACGTTAGGCGCGATAGTCGATCAGAATTTTAGCGCTGCGTTTGGCTATCCTCTAGAATGCGATCCAAATCGCCTAAGGATTCGAAGGCTAGCGTGATGCGTGAGCATACGACGCGGCGCTTCGATGGGCGAACTAGGATGTTGTGGAGCCCACGAACCCTCTGGTTTGGCACACGCGCCATCCTGGCCAGCGCCGTGCTGGTTACGGCTTCCGCTGCGCAACAAGAGGCCGCCGATCGCCGGCGGATGGTTCGCACGGTGCCAGGTAAGCCCACCATTCAGCGCCGGACGGATTCTAGCTTCCAATCGCGCGCCTGATTCTCGCCAGTGCCTGATCGAGGTCCGCCAAATTCGTGCAAATCCCGAACCCGAAGCGAAGGCGGTCGCCGCGGTGATCGCAGTGCACATGGATTTCGGCAAGCTTTGTCTCAATCTCGCCTGCACGCGGCGTCCGAAATGTAAGAAAATTGCCGTGTTGGGCCTTGGCGCCCCATGGCGTAATCAAATCCGCAAACCGCAATCCCTCAATGTGCTGAAGCGCAAGCCCCTCGATGAACAACGTCATCAAGGCCTGCGCGTGACAGTGGATTTGCTCAACCGCGATGCTCTCGCGGGCCAGCCAATCGAATACGGCTGCAAGCCGGTAGAGACCCGAGGGATCGAAGGTCGCGCCCAGGAATCGACCGGCATCTCGCGGATACCCGACTGATTTCCCCGGAGGCGCTGCGAGGGAGCCGAAATCGGCGAACCAACCTGTGTCCCGGGGTCTTGGCCCGTAGCCGGGCGGACAGTGCAGGAAGCAGCATCCCTCCCCTGCCATCGCATACTTGTAACCGCCTGAGAGATAGAACGTGCGCCCAGCAATCTCGGACAGATCGGTCGGACGGGCCATAAAGCCGTGATAGCCGTCGATTACGATAAAAGTATCGCGCGAAGGTACCGCTTCGACCATGGACTTGAGATTTCCCGACGTTGCCGACGAGGTGAAAAACACCTGGCTTACAAAGACAAGGTCATGTTCGCCCCTCCCGCACGCTGCATGAAAGCGTTCAGCAAAGGTCTCGAAGGGCTCGGCGGGTATGCGTGTGACGGCAACCAAGCCGTCCTCCTCCAAACGCTCGAGCTGACGCCGTGCGGTATGGAACTCGGCATCGCTCGTGAGGATACGAATGGGCCGATCCGACGGAAAGCAGGACAATAGCCGGCGCAAGAATTCATGCGTGTTGGGTGCAACTGCGATTGTCGACGGGTCAGGTAATTGGAGGTGCCGGGCGATTCCGGCCTGGACGCGCGGGATCAGTTCACCGAAGACCAAGTCCCATTTTTCGCCGGCGAGCCGCGCCGCATCGTGCCAGCACTGTTCCTGCGCCGCGAGTGTCACGTCCGGCCAGTCGTGGTGGCTGTGCGCCGCTAGGTTGATCCGCTCAGGCGCCGCCGCGCGAAACTTCTCGAAATGAGCGGTAAGATCGAGCACGGTCATGACGCGTACACGAAGCTCATCTGCCGTTGGACCGGAGCCGGAAGCTCGGGCACGGCTGAGCGCGGAATGAGGAAAGTGGACAGTCGGAACAGATCAGCGAAAATGCGATGTCGCTCGGCCGTCATCCGAAGGTAGTCGTGACCCGAGGAGCCGCCAGTACCGATCTTCAACCCGATCATGCGCTCCACCATGAGTGCATGCCGATATCGCCAAAGAGTTATGGTTTCGTCGATGTCCGTGAGCGCGGTCAAAAGGCGGAACGCCGACTGCACAGCAGGCTTGTCACGATAAAGCGTGATGAAAAGAGCGGCCTGAACTGATTGCGGCAACAGCCGCCAACTGCCTCCCTCGCCTGTTTCCGAGAAAATTTCCGAAAACGACGCGATCGCGCGCTCGATATGCTTCAGTTCGCGGTCGCGCTTTTCCGACGGGATCGCAGAATCCGTGCGCAGCAGCTCG
This Bradyrhizobium sp. CCBAU 53421 DNA region includes the following protein-coding sequences:
- a CDS encoding aminotransferase class V-fold PLP-dependent enzyme codes for the protein MTVLDLTAHFEKFRAAAPERINLAAHSHHDWPDVTLAAQEQCWHDAARLAGEKWDLVFGELIPRVQAGIARHLQLPDPSTIAVAPNTHEFLRRLLSCFPSDRPIRILTSDAEFHTARRQLERLEEDGLVAVTRIPAEPFETFAERFHAACGRGEHDLVFVSQVFFTSSATSGNLKSMVEAVPSRDTFIVIDGYHGFMARPTDLSEIAGRTFYLSGGYKYAMAGEGCCFLHCPPGYGPRPRDTGWFADFGSLAAPPGKSVGYPRDAGRFLGATFDPSGLYRLAAVFDWLARESIAVEQIHCHAQALMTLFIEGLALQHIEGLRFADLITPWGAKAQHGNFLTFRTPRAGEIETKLAEIHVHCDHRGDRLRFGFGICTNLADLDQALARIRRAIGS